A single genomic interval of Malania oleifera isolate guangnan ecotype guangnan chromosome 11, ASM2987363v1, whole genome shotgun sequence harbors:
- the LOC131167888 gene encoding probable magnesium transporter NIPA8, whose translation MMGEWVVGAFINLFGSIAINFGTNLLKLGHNQREKYSMLDSDVTNGKVVLKPIIYFQTWRVGVIFFAFGNCLNFISFGYAAQSLLAALGSVQFVSNIAFAYFVLNKMVTVKVLIATAFIVLGNIFLVAFGNHQSPVYTPEQLADKYSNLAFLLYGLILILVVACHHSIYRRGELLVAISGQDVRPYWKMLLPFSYSIVSGAIGSCSVLFAKSLSNLLRLAMSSSYQLHSWFTYSVLLLFLSTAGFWMARLNEGLSLFDAILIVPMFQISWTFFSICTGFVYFQEYQVFDALRTTMFILGMVSVFIGISLLAPDESKGAEVKDNSSLVSVTSSSISTEVNRLVLPCEDSQIRDTRSYVQAMLIKASDVVAKAKATCSLLLGLGEESINASSVLVMPVVSSKITGFRGTGFDRTKIFSLRNPGWSKILADEDGAKLLDPRAMLAPSIN comes from the exons AGAGAGAAGTATTCCATGCTAGACAGTGATGTAACAAATGGAAAAGTTGTATTGAAACCTATCATATACTTCCAGACTTGGAGAGTTG GTGTTATATTTTTTGCTTTTGGAAATTGTCTTAATTTCATTTCCTTTGGGTATGCTGCTCAG TCGCTCCTTGCAGCCCTTGGATCTGTTCAATTTGTGTCCAACATTGCTTTTGCATATTTTGTTTTGAACAAAATGGTGACTGTCAA AGTGCTGATTGCTACAGCCTTCATTGTTCTTGGCAACATTTTTCTTGTTGCATTTGGCAACCACCAGTCACCTG TGTACACACCAGAGCAGTTAGCGGACAAGTATAGCAACCTTGCATTCCTTCTATATGGTCTGATTTTGATCTTAGTTGTTGCCTGCCATCACTCCATTTACAG GAGAGGAGAGCTTCTGGTTGCTATTTCTGGACAGGACGTTAGGCCATACTGGAAAATGTTGCTTCCTTTTTCCTATTCTATTGTTTCAGGTGCTATAGGATCATGCTCCGTGCTGTTTGCGAAATCTCT CTCTAACCTGCTACGATTGGCCATGTCTAGCAGCTATCAGCTGCATAGCTGGTTCACATATTCCGTGCTTCTTCTATTTCTTAGTACAGCTGGATTTTGG ATGGCAAGGTTGAATGAAGGATTGTCATTGTTCGATGCAATCCTTATCGTTCCTATGTTTCAGATTTCTTGGACTTTCTTTTCCATTTGTACTGGATTTGTATACTTTCAGGAATATcag GTATTTGATGCACTAAGAACAACAATGTTTATATTGGGAATGGTGTCTGTGTTTATTGGCATTTCACTGCTGGCACCTGATGAATCAAAAG GTGCTGAAGTCAAAGATAATTCATCATTAGTATCTGTTACATCATCTAGCATTTCAACTGAAGTAAACAG GCTGGTTTTGCCATGTGAAGATTCACAAATTAGAGACACAAGATCATATGTACAAGCAATGCTGATCAAGGCTTCAGATGTGGTAGCAAAAGCCAAG GCTACTTGTTCACTCTTGTTAGGTTTGGGAGAGGAATCAATCAATGCATCTTCAGTTCTTGTGATGCCCGTGGTGTCGTCCAAGATAACAGGGTTTAGAGGAACTGGCTTTGATCGAACCAAGATTTTCTCCCTAAGAAATCCTGGTTGGAGTAAGATCTTAGCAGATGAAGACGGTGCAAAATTGCTGGATCCAAGGGCAATGCTTGCTCCAAGCATTAACTAG